The proteins below are encoded in one region of Phaeodactylum tricornutum CCAP 1055/1 chromosome 3, complete sequence:
- the RPN10 gene encoding regulatory proteasome non-atpase subunit 10 (26S proteasome regulatory non ATPase subunit, homolog to plant S5a subunit) has translation MPLECCMILMDCSEYMRNGDYVPNRLDAQKDATNWLVDVQINSHAESTVGISAGSNLLMSPTRDVAKILSSIHTSTFAPVTGDIPSAVQVASLALKHRQNKNGSQRIILFVGSPLDHLDDKLLQKAGKQLKKNNIAIDVVVLGQADTNTPKCQILVDAANGRLEDTGERTCHVVTVPTGTLPSDILASSPIVTGGGGGAFAAAAGSGGGQGSNFDDFGGMDPNMDPELAMALRVSMEEERARQERVSAAAAANAGDSAGADEANNETANDPPPMDAEEALLQQALAMSMNENEPTNIMEDAKPAAAAEDQMDVDDDAEMQIALQMSAQQQDEAGASGTAAATGSNEFQDPAFVQELLGSMPGVDPNDPQIQEALRKAAAEKRKGDEDQANQKDQE, from the coding sequence ATGCCTCTCGAATGTTGCATGATCTTGATGGACTGTTCCGAGTACATGCGGAACGGAGATTACGTGCCGAACCGTCTGGACGCGCAGAAGGACGCCACCAACTGGCTCGTCGATGTACAGATCAATTCGCACGCGGAAAGTACCGTCGGGATAAGCGCCGGATCGAACTTGCTCATGTCGCCGACGCGGGATGTTGCCAAAATCCTTTCTTCCATTCATACCTCGACCTTTGCACCCGTCACGGGGGATATTCCGTCCGCCGTTCAGGTTGCTTCGCTTGCGTTGAAACACCGGCAGAACAAGAATGGCTCGCAGCGTATCATCCTCTTCGTTGGAAGTCCCCTGGACCATCTCGACGACAAGTTGCTCCAAAAGGCGGGGAAAcagctgaagaagaacaataTTGCCATAGACGTCGTGGTTCTTGGACAGGCGGATACAAACACCCCCAAGTGTCAAATCCTCGTAGACGCTGCAAATGGTCGATTGGAAGATACTGGCGAACGGACGTGCCACGTGGTTACAGTCCCTACTGGAACCCTCCCTTCCGATATCCTCGCGTCGTCTCCCATTGTGACCGGAGGTGGCGGGGGTGCCTTTGCCGCCGCAGCAGGGAGTGGAGGCGGTCAAGGGAGCAACTTCGACGATTTCGGTGGCATGGATCCCAACATGGACCCCGAACTCGCCATGGCCTTGCGAGTTTCGATGGAAGAGGAACGGGCCCGTCAAGAACGGGTTTCGGCGGCAGCCGCTGCCAACGCCGGAGATTCTGCTGGGGCCGATGAAGCCAACAATGAAACCGCAAACGATCCGCCGCCTATGGACGCAGAAGAAGCTTTATTGCAGCAAGCCCTAGCGATGAGTATGAATGAAAATGAACCCACCAATATTATGGAGGATGCCAAACCAGCAGCAGCGGCGGAAGATCAAATGGACGTGGACGATGACGCAGAAATGCAAATAGCCCTACAAATGTCTGCTCAGCAACAAGACGAAGCGGGTGCTAGTGGAACTGCTGCCGCTACTGGTAGCAATGAGTTTCAGGATCCCGCTTTTGTGCAGGAATTACTCGGTAGTATGCCCGGTGTGGATCCCAACGACCCCCAAATTCAAGAAGCTCTGCGCAAAGCGGCGGCGGAAAAGCGGAAAGGAGACGAGGATCAAGCCAACCAGAAAGACCAGGAGTAG
- a CDS encoding predicted protein has product METAPRRKRKFPLPIIPIDHIRPLLCPDQLNLRYPVHGAELGTLLEAEALFSVEGNDILLMPNEPAAKARKASHNPQQQSPELVDSDSLRSTVMPDQSQRSTVDSLSLRSNKDTECLREKSSVVDSVGESTIARQSPNINVGIHAAERNASSNTNTNSLPAHTSDAEEYGNSQLPPNSPDDAAVSELEQAWMGKLDRDISVAEQNTSTSKLVDRIAQAVKSGVQKKVFISRKESCGSSNLDSSLAAPGNNRRHDELSNDKSSSALEVIDLTGELSDCGDDCEVLDFPERLSLTVPIDAAEQSRTKKRPLDLKVVRATKLVPKRLESGGDLVFSVEDFQRYLVGPFNQREGRKLESAKKAAPFAAKVISLKKSPDVWKVLVEGHPDTVSSFEVAMVQWVGERIHGLNFQKLKLEGLPKDVLLEFSHPIGAKLRPARYVVNNRESRALLISINVDGQLGKALAPLVTVFGCAVALLDGLECRTISEFKSVLKNAAKKGQPLYKLSLLLAKESNAAGRGLHQQQKSSYLSGGLSSFPSSANLLVGGPNTTDDSANILSGANVSIDSSVKTSLHIPRKALESKAGSKQERTYEVLFDAQQPLGFYCIALPSGISQAEYCLIVSICPGGQASRDGRIRPGSVVRSVSGEDRLLGIEQLFEIYEMAKRKNHIISLSFLDRLSPLNGSMSQAFGEWTAKGHWKGRVSHGWAGGALQTLDTSNRVSRERDPHGIQKQLSIGSGETGRKSMDDGRPCMAEHPPNSCRTSTGSSGDRRVRFMDAIHERHYSIDSKPCEFYEKHSGLALLPKDKGAGLGHTIPCDNQSLLLRSIKSGSFRDVIVILEEGLLSSAKSTASLIVAKSYVKEQLASLQQNGITDAASERDWMLKDVLTKIFLKAAHVYENAKSLKEWSRYEVIFLGLEEVQLSSSGGLQFNQDCISVRLSARYPDSNQQSELAKSLPVPLSKDILFGKELSVPRHMHYNKCVASKRSVVVDICKNGEASGSVKCIGSTVLKIQDLQRKCPRNGTWLESSKAFSNRNLFGSASIRFRARRLPVEATYLERKRKTECIGLKDVINWIKRFNDGLCPEERDAQLTFTVPVFDNASLLHSAILIQESPLVEELLYLGADPKRRSVIGSPVFLAHNLRHKLIESLAETSNSEIADTDAYQERERGPDSASVVSEGRCANPRKKRIEHIAALIAAATGNKLPSEPRRKVC; this is encoded by the coding sequence ATGGAAACTGCTCCACGTAGAAAGCGGAAATTCCCGTTGCCCATTATCCCAATCGACCACATCCGTCCTCTGCTGTGTCCCGATCAGCTGAATCTACGGTATCCTGTCCATGGCGCTGAACTTGGCACACTACTCGAGGCAGAGGCGCTGTTTAGTGTAGAAGGAAACGATATCCTGTTGATGCCTAATGAACCAGCAGCGAAAGCTCGAAAAGCTTCGCACAATCCTCAACAACAAAGTCCTGAGCTCGTAGACTCAGACAGCTTACGATCTACGGTAATGCCCGACCAAAGTCAACGCTCGACGGTCGATTCCCTATCACTTAGATCGAACAAAGATACTGAATGTTTGCGGGAAAAGAGTTCCGTAGTCGACTCTGTTGGAGAAAGCACGATTGCTCGACAATCGCCCAACATAAATGTTGGAATCCATGCTGCAGAACGAAACGCATCCAGCAATACGAACACTAATTCTCTTCCTGCACATACAAGTGATGCCGAAGAGTACGGCAACTCGCAATTGCCTCCAAATTCTCCCGACGATGCTGCCGTCTCTGAGCTGGAGCAAGCCTGGATGGGAAAGCTCGATCGCGATATTTCGGTGGCCGAGCAAAACACGAGTACGAGTAAGCTTGTCGATCGAATAGCTCAAGCTGTAAAAAGTGGCGTACAGAAAAAAGTATTTATATCCAGAAAAGAAAGCTGCGGATCCTCAAACTTGGACTCTTCTTTGGCAGCTCCTGGCAATAACCGACGCCATGACGAGCTGTCGAACGACAAGTCTTCCTCTGCCTTAGAAGTTATCGATCTAACTGGGGAGCTCTCAGATTGCGGGGACGACTGTGAAGTCTTGGATTTTCCGGAACGTTTGTCTTTGACAGTACCAATTGATGCAGCCGAACAAAGTAGAACAAAGAAACGACCTTTGGACCTCAAAGTGGTGCGAGCTACGAAATTGGTGCCGAAGCGGCTGGAAAGTGGTGGTGACTTAGTGTTTTCTGTTGAAGATTTTCAGCGCTATCTTGTCGGTCCGTTTAACCAACGTGAGGGTCGCAAGCTTGAATCTGCGAAAAAGGCGGCCCCGTTTGCTGCAAAGGTAATCAGTTTGAAAAAGTCTCCTGATGTTTGGAAGGTCCTGGTTGAGGGCCACCCCGATACGGTATCTTCTTTTGAGGTTGCTATGGTACAGTGGGTCGGAGAGAGGATACATGGCTTAAATTTTCAAAAGCTCAAGCTTGAAGGCCTTCCAAAGGATGTTTTGTTGGAGTTCTCTCACCCTATTGGGGCCAAGCTTAGACCAGCTCGGTACGTCGTAAATAATCGAGAGTCCCGAGCCTTACTTATTTCAATCAATGTGGATGGTCAGCTTGGTAAGGCACTTGCTCCACTCGTCACTGTATTTGGCTGTGCAGTTGCCCTTTTGGATGGATTGGAATGTCGAACAATTTCGGAGTTCAAGTCAGTATTAAAAAATGCAGCTAAAAAGGGACAACCTTTGTACAAGCTCTCTCTGTTGCTtgcaaaggaaagcaatgcAGCTGGGAGAGGGCTtcaccagcaacaaaaaagtTCTTACTTGAGTGGCGGCTTGAGTAGTTTCCCGTCTTCCGCAAACCTACTTGTGGGTGGCCCAAACACAACCGATGATAGTGCAAACATCTTATCTGGCGCCAACGTGAGCATTGATTCCAGCGTAAAGACAAGTTTACATATACCTCGCAAGGCACTAGAGAGCAAAGCAGGGAGCAAACAGGAAAGGACGTATGAAGTTCTGTTTGATGCACAACAACCCCTAGGATTTTATTGTATTGCCCTACCCTCTGGAATTTCGCAAGCTGAATACTGTTTGATTGTTTCGATATGTCCCGGAGGTCAAGCGTCGAGAGATGGTCGGATACGTCCCGGTTCAGTCGTGCGATCCGTATCAGGGGAGGACAGGTTATTAGGTATTGAACAATTATTTGAGATTTACGAGATGGCCAAGCGAAAGAATCACATAATCAGCCTTTCATTTCTGGACCGCCTTAGTCCGCTGAACGGTTCGATGTCCCAAGCCTTTGGGGAATGGACTGCTAAAGGTCATTGGAAAGGGCGTGTGAGCCATGGTTGGGCGGGTGGTGCTCTACAGACTCTCGATACTTCAAACAGAGTTAGTCGCGAAAGAGATCCTCACGGAATTCAGAAGCAGCTCTCCATTGGGAGTGGAGAGACTGGTCGTAAATCGATGGATGATGGAAGGCCGTGTATGGCTGAGCACCCTCCGAATAGTTGCCGAACTAGTACCGGGAGCTCAGGAGACCGAAGGGTCCGATTCATGGACGCAATACATGAGCGACACTATTCTATCGATAGCAAGCCCTGCGAATTTTACGAGAAGCATAGCGGGTTGGCCTTGTTGCCAAAAGACAAAGGAGCTGGACTGGGACATACAATACCTTGCGACAATCAGTCTTTACTCCTTCGATCAATAAAGTCGGGGTCGTTTCGGGACGTTATTGTGATTCTTGAGGAAGGGTTGCTGAGTTCAGCAAAATCAACCGCATCACTTATAGTTGCAAAATCTTATGTGAAAGAGCAACTTGCCTCACTACAGCAGAATGGAATAACCGACGCTGCTTCCGAAAGAGATTGGATGTTGAAAGATGTTTTGACCAAGATTTTCTTGAAGGCCGCTCATGTGTATGAGAATGCCAAGTCTCTCAAAGAGTGGTCGCGCTACGAAGTAATCTTTCTCGGACTTGAAGAGGTTCAATTGTCTAGCAGCGGCGGGCTTCAATTTAATCAAGATTGCATTTCCGTTAGGCTATCAGCTCGCTACCCCGATTCCAACCAGCAGTCCGAATTGGCAAAGTCTCTACCAGTACCGCTCTCGAAGGATATTCTTTTTGGCAAGGAGCTTTCTGTCCCGAGGCACATGCACTACAACAAATGCGTAGCTTCTAAAAGAAgtgttgttgtcgacattTGTAAAAACGGGGAGGCATCCGGCTCGGTCAAATGTATCGGGTCTACTGTGTTAAAAATCCAAGATCTTCAGCGCAAGTGTCCTCGGAATGGAACTTGGTTGGAGAGTTCGAAAGCGTTCTCGAACAGAAATCTGTTTGGAAGCGCATCTATACGATTTCGTGCGAGGCGTTTACCAGTTGAGGCCACTTACCTCGAACGGAAACGGAAAACGGAGTGCATAGGGCTCAAGGATGTCATCAATTGGATCAAGCGCTTCAACGATGGGCTTTGCCCAGAAGAAAGGGACGCACAACTGACATTTACTGTTCCTGTTTTCGACAACGCTAGCCTGTTGCATTCCGCCATTTTAATACAAGAATCACCTCTGGTTGAAGAGTTGCTCTATCTCGGAGCCGATCCAAAGAGAAGGAGTGTAATTGGATCACCTGTCTTTTTGGCCCACAATCTTCGACACAAATTGATAGAAAGTCTCGCCGAGACGTCGAATAGTGAGATAGCCGATACAGACGCATATCAAGAAAGGGAAAGAGGTCCCGATAGCGCATCCGTCGTATCCGAAGGAAGGTGTGCTAACCCGCGAAAAAAGAGAATCGAGCACATTGCCGCGCTGATAGCGGCAGCGACTGGAAATAAACTTCCAAGCGAACCACGACGGAAGGTATGCTAA